The following proteins come from a genomic window of Ailuropoda melanoleuca isolate Jingjing chromosome 2, ASM200744v2, whole genome shotgun sequence:
- the LOC100476647 gene encoding 10 kDa heat shock protein, mitochondrial isoform X2, translating to MAGQAFRKFLPLFDRVLVERSAAETVTKGGIMLPEKSQGKVLQATVVAVGSGSKGKGGEIQPVSVKVGDKVLLPEYGGTKVVLDDKDYFLFRDGDILGKYVE from the exons ATG GCAGGGCAGGCGTTTAGaaagtttcttcctctctttgaCCGAGTTTTAGTTGAAAGGAGTGCTGCTGAAACTGTAACCAAAGGAGGTATTATGcttccagaaaaatctcaagGAAAAGTGTTGCAAGCAACAGTAGTAGCTGTTGGATCGGGCTCTAAAGGAAAG GGTGGAGAGATTCAACCAGTTAGTGTGAAAGTTGGAGATAAAGTTCTTCTCCCAGAATATGGAGGCACCAAAGTAGTTCTAGATGACAAG gattatttcttatttagagATGGTGACATTCTCGGAAAGTATGTGGAGTGA